The DNA segment ATCAAGGGCCGGTTTTGCCTGGCCGTCGCAATTGGTGCGTTCGTTAACGCCCGAAGGGGTAGGCGTCGCCTTTGCATCCTGTGTGGGTGAAGGCTGGGGCGTAACAGCCGTTAGAGTGTCATTACCGGGAGTAGCTTTTGGGGTCGGGGTGGGGGCAGGTGTTTGGCTTGGGAAGGCGATTGTTCCCGCTGTCGGCTCTGCGGTGGGAAGTTCTGATGGGTAGGGCGTAGGAGTCGCGATGGGGCGGTTGAGCGAATCATACATATACTCCTCCGCAAACACCGGAAGACCGACAAGAAGCGCTACACACATTGCGATGATTGTTTTTTTCATATAAAACATATAATCAAATAAGTTCTTCCAGCATAACAAAATTCCGGGACTTATGCGAGCTCCGGAATCTTAAGAGCATGCACCACGCATGCCGCGCAGATAAGCCCGATATCCTTGTCATGCTGCACCGATCTTATTTCCCGCACGTGAAATCCAACGTGCTTTGTTTGCATGAGCAGAAATATTTGATGCCCTGGTCCGATGTCTGCCCCAGGCAGTATCCTGTGTTGCACTCTCCCCCGTGCGCGCATTCCTGCCCGGCCTTCTTGGTGGGCCCCGTTTTAGTATCCACGGTGATGGTTTCGGTGCAGAAATCAAGCGGAGGTGCCTGGTTTCCGCGCGGACGGTCTCCGTCAAATGCGCACCGCTGGGGTTTCAATTCCTGCGGATTTGTTTTGCAGGGCTTGGCGCAAACAACGAGGCCGTTATCCTGGCACAACACGGCGGTGGCAAAACGCGAATCCATGGCGGTAACGCAAAAGTGGTCTGCCGCGGCAAGCGCTCCGCACGTCACCAGTTTCTTGTTCTGCTGGTAGAATTCGCATACATACGAGTCCACCGGCACATCCGTTTCAACCGTGCCCTGCGGTCCCTGCACTTTCACGGTTACATGCTTCTCTTGTTTTATGGTAAGGCGTGCGAGCTTTTCTCGGAAGAAGTCAAAAGCGCGCGCGACCGTACTACGGAAACTTCCCCACCATCTTCCCGGGACATTCCATAAATTTTTTGTGCCACCTGCTGGCTTCACAACCTCAACGACCTCATCTCCCGGAGTGCACTCAACATACATCTCCCGATACAAATCTCCTATCTGCGTTGCGCAGTCCGCGTTCACATTACAATTCGGGCATATGTGGCAGGTATTTTTCTCGTTTCCGCACACGCCCCCCTGCGGTGCGCCATCGCAATAAAACCCAGCCTTGCTCCCATTCATATCGCTCTTTTTTGCCGCACCAGGATGCGTAGCCATACACACGTCGGACGTAAGGGCCGTATACCCAACACAGGTTTTTCCTAATGCGACACAGACTTCGTTGCCCGAATCCATCGTGGCATCCTGGGAAGTTACCACATAATACGTCTTGCCGTTATACGGCACCGACTGGGGCTCGGCCTGGGCCAAAAACCCGATGCCCAGCACCCCAATAAGAACAATAAAAACAAAACTGGCAAACCAAAATGTTTTTTTCATAATACCGAGGATAAATAATATATGATTATATATGCCAGTATAGCAGACCGTGCATCCTTAAGCAATGAGGAAAACTATAAAAAAAGCCGGGCTTTCGCGACCCGGCTTTCGGAATTACAAAAATCTCAACAAAAGACATTAGAACATTTTCTTGCCAAACGCATTCCAGCGCTGCCAGAGGTGCCACGCCGTAGCAAGATACAAAAGTCCGACAACAAAAAAGATGATGCGGCCCGATACAATCGACATGCCGAGGTTCTTTCCCATAAGACCTGTCAAACCCAAATTAATGCCCGATACAACACTCACAAAAAATGCGATTTTATCTTTTTGATCCGTTTCGCCAAAAAGCTTCATACCACTCGTGTTCCAGCGAAACAGCATATACGCCGATGCCGCGCCCGATACTATCCACGCCAGGGTTAAAAGCGAACTCAAGGGGCTATAGAGGCCGGGAAAAGGGTTAAATGCCAGTAAGGGCGGAACTCCGCCGATAAAAAGAGCTAGAGACGCTACAACAAGACGCGCCTCCGACCACATGAAGCTGTAGTATTCAAGCTTCGCCGGATGCGTAAGTTCTTTAATGTTCATATATATGTATTATGAAATAATGTTCCCCATGATAGCACGCGCACCCACACCTCTGTCTACTCCGGAATGTTGTACAAGACTTCTAGAAATTTCCGGCAGTCGGCAACGCGGAACTCTCAACTGCAGGACGAAAACTTTTGCCTACGGCAAGGCCCGCGATCGAGCCGAAGATGGCTCCCGCAAGAAACTCCGAAAACCAATGGATGCCGACAGTGGCAACCCCGATGCCGACATAGAACGCATAGAGAAGAGCAAGAATGCGGACCATCCGGTTTTTCGGAAAAAGCGCGATAAGCGCGCAAGCGACCGCGAAAGAAACCGTGGTGTGGCTCGACGGCCAACCCCAGAACACTCCTCCCCGTAGAAATCCGAACCTAAAATTTTCGCTGATGTCCACCAGAGCGCTTCCATCAAAAAATTTCGGTTGCATCCGGCCGGTGAATGCCTTGTAGAACCAAGAAAGAAAAAGTCCTACAAGCGCCGCCTGTCCCATGGCGCCCGCAATAAGCACAATGCCGCTTCTCTCTCGCCATTTTCCATAGAAGTACATGCTAAGCGGAACAATAATGGGGAGAAGGCCGCCAAGTACCAGTGCGGGCACGAAATACGATCGAACGCTTGCATGCTGTGCTGCCACGTAATAGTTCCAGTCAAACCCCGAGGTGACGCATATCCATGTAAGCGCTATCGCAAGAGCGTGCCACGGCAGAATCCGCGGACGGAAGCACGCGGCAGCATTTCTCCAGAAGCCCCGGAAGAGAGTGCGAAAGAGGAAAAATTCTTTCGGCAATTCATTCGGCCTTCCGTGTTCATTTAGTTTACCGTTGTTGTCCATACCACACAGTGTATCTCTTTTCCCCTGCCCGAACAACGTGATGCTCTAAAACGCGGGCGAGGCGAGTGTGGCCCATGCCGTGAAGGAAAAGTTCGAAAAGCGGATCCGCGATCAGCTATTGACTAATATATTAAGATGCGGTATAATCTTATCAGCAGTACGTTGAAACTGATAAGGAGGCTGAAATGCGACGGATAATCGCAACAATCGCTGTTTTGTTTTTTATTCAGATTGCCGTAGCATTTCCCGCGAAGGCGGAAAAACTGCGGCATACCACCACCCCGGCCACTCCCGTCTGGAAGCAGGTCGGACGTCAGGCTCTTTGGCTGGTGAATTGGGACTGGAAATTGGCTCTGGGCGGATGGACCGTGCGGTTTCATCCTGGGCGGCTCGACGTTCTCGGCATTACTACGCTGGACGAGAGCCGAGTGGATATTTGGGTCCGGCGAAAGCAATCACCGGAGTCGGTGGCAGGGACGATAGTGCATGAACTTGCGCATGCATTCGACCACAAGTATCTTACTTTCGATATGCGCAAGGCTTGGATTGCTGCGCGAAATTTGCCGCCGGACACCCGGTGGTATACGCCGTGCAGCGGTTGCCGCGACCGCGGTTTATGCGACGATTGCGCGGA comes from the bacterium genome and includes:
- a CDS encoding phosphatase PAP2 family protein, with product MDNNGKLNEHGRPNELPKEFFLFRTLFRGFWRNAAACFRPRILPWHALAIALTWICVTSGFDWNYYVAAQHASVRSYFVPALVLGGLLPIIVPLSMYFYGKWRERSGIVLIAGAMGQAALVGLFLSWFYKAFTGRMQPKFFDGSALVDISENFRFGFLRGGVFWGWPSSHTTVSFAVACALIALFPKNRMVRILALLYAFYVGIGVATVGIHWFSEFLAGAIFGSIAGLAVGKSFRPAVESSALPTAGNF